The Thermodesulfobacteriota bacterium genome includes the window CAGGAAAGACCGCTTACCGGTCCTCAATTTTCAAAAAGGTGAGTGGGAATACTATGAGGGACTGGATGGGGAGACCATCCATCGGGAGAATAAGGTTAAATTCAACCCCTGTTGTCCCTGTCCGATTGCCTGTGGCGGTATTCTTACCTCTCAAGGTAAAGACCGGCCGGAGTATGAGACCCTGGCCATGCTGGGGGCAAACTGCGGCCTGAAAAGATATGAGACCGTGATTAAGGCCAATGAGCTATGTGATCTTTACGGCCTGGATACGATTTCGACCGGCAATGTCATCGCCTTTGCCATGGAATGTTCGGAAAAAGGGATAATAAAAGAAAAGATCAAGTTCGGCGATGAAACGAGGCTTTTGTCGTTGATTGAGGAGATTGCTTATCGCAGGGGCATAGGCGGGCAGTTGGGCTTGGGCGCCAAAAGATTAGCCGGGATGTGGGGACACGGTTCTCGTGATTTTGCCATGCATGTGAAAGGTCTTGAGATGCCGGCCTGGAATACACGGGGACAGTTAGGCCAGGGGCTGGCCTATATGACCGCTGATATCGGGGCCAGCCACTTACGCGATGGCCTTGCGGAGCATAGTCCACCTAATAAACCGGCCATGGAGGTTGTCAAGGAGCTGGTGGAGGCCCAAAACGAGACTACCGCCAGAGATAACTACATAATATGTGCTTTTGCCCTGTACACTGTCTCACACGAGATGTGCCTTGATTATTTTAAGGCGGCAACGGGTTTGGGATTAAATAAAGAGAAGATTCAGGAGATAGGCAATCGGATATTCACCCTTATTCGAAGCGTTAATTGCGGGGAGGGGATAACGCGCAAGGACGATAGCCTCCCGGCCAGGGCCATGAATGAACCCCTGCCTTCTGGAGTGGCCAAAGGCTGTAAGGCGTTTGTTAGTGAGGAAGATAAAGAGCAGTGTCTGAATAGATACTATGAACTGCGCGACTGGGACAATAATGGTATTCCCAAAAAGGAGACACTTGAGAAATTAGGGATAGAGAGACTGACCCGGTGAGATCACGATATTTTTTTAAAGAACTTTTTTCGCCTGATTCCTGCCAGACCAACCAAACCGGAGCCGACGAGAAGCATCGTAGCGGGTTCAGGAACCGGAGGATTTCCACCACCTGTATCTCCATCTCCGATCCAGCCACTTCCATCAGTGTCTATGCCTGGGGAATTTGGATCATCAATGCCCTGGACATGGGCTGCTGATCTATAGCTACCGTTGCCGCCTCCTGGAGCACTATAAAAATTGAAGGATGAAGCGGTAAGTCCTGGGATACCTGAAATTACGTAAACCGAATAATCATCCTCACCGAATCGAGTAGATACGCTTGCTGTATCAAAAGAGAATTTGATATCAAAATACCCGTCTCCATCTGCCTTAAAGGCGTTACTTCCGGTCAAAAACGAGGTTGCCTGGACGCTAGAGTAATATGTATCGTAAGTAAAGGTTAAGGAAGTGACAGCAAGATTGGGATCTAGATTGAGATACCAATCACTTACAAATTCTGATCCAGTCAGATTCGTAGCCTCCATCTTCAATACAACCGTACCATCAGTGTTATCTATAAAAGTCGCAGTGAGCCATGGAGTGAATGGGGAAGAAGGAGCCTGTGCGCCGGAGAACTCGGTATCAAGTCCAATCGTCAATGGCAGCGCCAGGACAGGTATCGGAGATAAAGCTAAACTCACCAGCGCAACGGGAACCATCCATACGAATATAAAAAAACTTTTTAAAGTTTTCATCCTCATTTCTCTCCGTCAATATAAGCCCTTTATGATAGCTTATTCCAAGAAAAGCAAATCTTATGCCATAGTTTTAACTTATTGTTTTTATAACATATGCTTAAATGAGTCTTTATAAAAAGTGGAAAAAGTTTACCACTTAAGGAGAAAAGTTTTTCTTCTTTTAGTAATTTATTTTCACCTTGTTTA containing:
- a CDS encoding aldehyde ferredoxin oxidoreductase family protein — translated: MAGYWKKLLRINLTSGKTETEEIPEEIITKYLGAKGIGAYYFIKGLKKGIDPLSPENRIVLATGPFQGTEILSSGRFAVITKSPLTGIFLDSYSGGLFGPGLKYCGFDLAIIEGKTKKPVYICITNGRAQIKDAAHLWGRTTAETEKIIRSAEGEDTKVVSIGVAGENGALFSCLISDRRRAAGRGGAGAVFGAKNLKAVAVNGTLAIPVHDAKKIKELNRRAVQAVAQRRKDNAGLYLYGTSSVLEYSHRKDRLPVLNFQKGEWEYYEGLDGETIHRENKVKFNPCCPCPIACGGILTSQGKDRPEYETLAMLGANCGLKRYETVIKANELCDLYGLDTISTGNVIAFAMECSEKGIIKEKIKFGDETRLLSLIEEIAYRRGIGGQLGLGAKRLAGMWGHGSRDFAMHVKGLEMPAWNTRGQLGQGLAYMTADIGASHLRDGLAEHSPPNKPAMEVVKELVEAQNETTARDNYIICAFALYTVSHEMCLDYFKAATGLGLNKEKIQEIGNRIFTLIRSVNCGEGITRKDDSLPARAMNEPLPSGVAKGCKAFVSEEDKEQCLNRYYELRDWDNNGIPKKETLEKLGIERLTR
- a CDS encoding PEP-CTERM sorting domain-containing protein yields the protein MKTLKSFFIFVWMVPVALVSLALSPIPVLALPLTIGLDTEFSGAQAPSSPFTPWLTATFIDNTDGTVVLKMEATNLTGSEFVSDWYLNLDPNLAVTSLTFTYDTYYSSVQATSFLTGSNAFKADGDGYFDIKFSFDTASVSTRFGEDDYSVYVISGIPGLTASSFNFYSAPGGGNGSYRSAAHVQGIDDPNSPGIDTDGSGWIGDGDTGGGNPPVPEPATMLLVGSGLVGLAGIRRKKFFKKIS